The sequence TCCATCTCAACCATACCCGAGTCGACCATGGAAGCCATAAAAACTTTTCCTGATACCGACACCCTGATCCTGGGAGGCTTTGATCGCGGGGTGGAATACCAGGCCCTGATGCATTTTCTTGCCGATTCTAAGGTGCAGACCCTGGTTTTCCTGGGCGCAGCAGGGCAGCGTATGTACCATGAAGGGAAAGACTTTCCCGGTATTCAGAAAAAGCAATGTTTCTTCCCCAAAAGCTTCCGTGAGGGCTTTGAAATGGCCGTTGAGCATACCCCGGCCGCGGGCATCTGCCTCCTTTCGCCCGCCGCCGCCAGCTACGACGCCTTTCGGAACTTTGAGCACAGAGGCGACACCTTCAGAGACCTGGTGATGGGATTATAATCCTGAAATCGCCTGGCCTGCTTTGACCGGATTCTTTCTGTTTCACTTAATTTTTTCCTCCTGCCGGGAAGATTCGCTCCCTTGTCCATTTGTTTTGATGGTCCAGCCATTGATTTGGCATAGTTTGAATTTTCCCGGCAGTGAGCAGTAAAGTACCTGCTCCATACCAAGCTCGTAGTTTATACGGTTTAAACCGTATAAACTACGAGCTTGGAACGAACCTGGTGCGAGCATGGCAGGGCGGTCCTTTGGTCCTTCCTGATGAAAGGAAAGGCAATGGAAATGAAAAAGGGACAAGCCGAAACTTGTCCCTTTTTCATTTTGTGAACCAATAAATAGGGAATGTCCTATTTCTTGGTTGTTCTCTTTTTTGGGGCTGCTGGAGGGGGAGGGGCAACAGGTGGTTTGCTGGTGTTGCGGGGCCTTGTTTTACCATAGGTTCCTCTAAAAAGTTTTCCGCGGCGGGTTTTTTGATCTCCTTTTCCCATAGCCTTATTTTTTTAGGTTAAACAATGATTCATGCTTTAAAAGTAATCATTTCGGGCGGGAAAGTCAAAGATTTGCCTGATGATTTTCCAGAAATCGTTCAATAAGGAAGTCGGCGCTCTTCACCGAAGCTTTAACCCACTGGAGGTGGAGGGCGTCGCGCTCAGCTTCGGGGAGTGCCCAGGGAAACTGGCTGCTGCGAATGCGGGAGCTGAGTTCGTAGAGGCAAATGGCTGCCGAGACGGAGATGTTGAAGCTTTCGGTGAAGCCGGCCATGGGGATGCACAGAAAGGTGTCTGCCATATCTATGGCTTCGGCTGTGAGGCCTTCGAGCTCTGTACCGAACAGGAGGGCCACAGGCTTGTCGAGGGGCAGGGTGGCTGGGCTGTATTTGTTTTCGTGGGGGGAAGTGGCCACAAGGGTGTAGCCTTTGGATCTCAGGTTTTCGAGACAGGCTCGGGTGTTGTTTCCCAGCTGGTTGTATCGTTGCAGGTCGAGCCATTTGGTAGAACCCATTGACACATCGGGGTTTACCTCGTATTCATTGCGGTTTTCGATGATGTGGACATCCTGGATGCCGAAACATTCGCAGGAGCGAAGCACGGCATTGGCGTTGTGCGATTGATAAATATCTTCGAGGACCACAGTCAGATAACGGGTGCGTTGCGAGAGCACCTGGAGGATGCGCTCGCGGCGGGTAGGGGTCATAAAGCCACTGAGGAACTCGATCAACAGCTTTTGGGTCGAGGGGTCCATAGGGATTAATTAATGGTTCTCAGCATTGCTTTTGATGATCATCCCAGCGAGGCGGAAGAGAAGGCGGCTTGAGACGATGCCATCCATTTCGCTTGGTCCGGTTTCCACCAGGTCGGCGCCAATGATCTTTTTTCCCTGGGTCACGATGGTTTCGAGCAGGAAATTGGCCTGATTAAACGACAAGCCCCCGGGCAGGGGTGTGCCAGTGCCGGGGCAGAGGGAGGGGTCGAGGCCATCGACATCAAAGCTTACATATACTTCGTCGGGTAGCTTTTCGACGATTTCGTGGCAAATCTCTGACCAGCTGTCGCCTTCAAACAGGCGGTTATG comes from Bacteroides sp. and encodes:
- a CDS encoding RNA methyltransferase translates to MDPSTQKLLIEFLSGFMTPTRRERILQVLSQRTRYLTVVLEDIYQSHNANAVLRSCECFGIQDVHIIENRNEYEVNPDVSMGSTKWLDLQRYNQLGNNTRACLENLRSKGYTLVATSPHENKYSPATLPLDKPVALLFGTELEGLTAEAIDMADTFLCIPMAGFTESFNISVSAAICLYELSSRIRSSQFPWALPEAERDALHLQWVKASVKSADFLIERFLENHQANL